Part of the Zea mays cultivar B73 chromosome 4, Zm-B73-REFERENCE-NAM-5.0, whole genome shotgun sequence genome is shown below.
GGCATAATGTGTTACAGTTGGAATGATGTCAACATTTTTCCCATTGTCATCCAGGTACTTATTTGGGATGTTGAAGCACAACCAAATAGACATGCTGTCCTAGGAGCAAGCGAGTCTCGCCCTGATATGATATGGTTCATTGTTTTGTTCAGTGTGCCAGATATACTCTTCTTTGGCACATGGCTTACTAGCATATACTATTTGTTTAGATATTAACAGGACATAAGGAAAATGCGGAATTTGCGCTTACCATGTGTCCAGCAGAACCATGTCCTATCAGGAGGTTAGCCTATTTTCATCTTGTATGTTTGTGTTTGTCGACACCAGTTACATTCTAGCAATCATGTCCTATCATCCACAATGTGTTAGTGTCTGAAACTCGTAACCAAAATCTGGAATTAATGTTTGGTAACACCAAAAAGGTTGTCCAAATATGTGACAATTTTCTGCCATTTACAACCTCTTTGCTGATTTAAGAATCTATTCGACAACGAGCAACCTCTTAACTGATTTACGAACCTATTGGACAATTAACAACATAAAATAATCTTCAAGATAAATATTTCATTGTATCAATGCTATGCTTGATGGTTTTGCATCGTATTTATGATATCAATAGAGTTTACAAATTCATGTCCCTTTTTATCTGTCTGCATATGGTGGTTACAAAGCTCCTATTGTCAACTACCCATTAGTTATACAAATCTAACATACTGATTGTTCTTCCTCTGCTCATTTCCTTATATTGTCTTCTATATACAAGGGAAACAATGGATGGATAGATCATCAAGGTTCAGGTCTTCAGCTCTGAAGCTTGGTATGAAACGTCCAGGTATTTATCAATAAATTTTGTCTGAGTTAATCTTGTTTAAATGTTTTCACATCTTGGGTGGAGTTAAACATCTTCTTTTCCTCACTCCGCTTAAACTTCAGGAAAGTGACAGCAAAAATATAATGATGTAGCATATCTTGGTGAATCCCCGAGTGAAGCAAGTGAATTCATTGAGCTAGCGCAACTACCAGGTGGTGAAAACACATGCCCTTAGATTTTTTTAGATGAGCAGGAAAAAAGGCCTAGGAAGCATTTCAGGTGCGAAGGCTGAAGATGCTAGATGTAGAAAGAGGGAAGACATGGAGACTGCTACTAAAAAGAGTGAAGAATCAGATACTGAATCTGAAGAGGAAGAACAAACACAAACTGAATCAAGCACAATCAAAAAGCAAGGTCCTGCCATCATTAATCTTGTTCCTCAGTTTGATTTCGTATTTGAATTGTAGTTATATGACACTTTGTCTAATTTGTTAATCCGGATGGTTGATGCATTTTATGTCTTTACCTTGCAAACAGGTTAACAGAATCAGGGAACTTCCACATAACAGTAAGATCATAGCCACTCACACTGACAGTCCAGATGTATGTTCAGATCTTATGATGCTGTTTAATTCTTGTGAGGCATAATGTGTTATAGTTGGAATGATGTCAACCTTTTTCCCATTGTCATCCAGGTACTTATTTGGGATGTTGAAGCACAACCAAATAGACATGTTGTCCTAGGAGCAAGCGAGTCTCGCCCTGATCTGGTATGATTCATTGTTTTGTTCAGTGTGCTAGATATACTCTTCTTTGGCATAGGGCTTACTAGCATATACTGTTTGTTCAGATATTAACAGGACATAAGGAAAATGCAGAATTTGCGCTTGCCATGTGTCCAGCAGAACCATATGTCCTATCAAGAGGTTAGCCTATTTTCATATTGTATGTTTGTGTTTTCGTACTATTTTGGGAGTCAACTATTTATCCAGTTTGTTTGAACATCTCGAGCACAAGACTTGGGTCCACCTAACTTCCATTCAATGGCAATATGTTTCTTTATTGCATTGGCAAGTGTCGTTCCCCTTAGGATGCCATGGCAACTTTAAGACACATGAAGAATATTTGGAGTGGAACCTTAGTCACCACTACACCATCTAAGCCTATGTAATAACCATGTGTAAAGTTCAGTTTGGACATAAGATGATTTGTTTGAActtttggggctataaaattCTGTTTTTCAGCTCAATGGAGCTATTCATTTTTAGAAGTTATTGATTACTGTGCTTTTGATAAATAATAACATTTGTTTTGTTCAAATACAAAACTTAAATAGGAAAGGACAAATCTGTTGTCTTGTGGAGCATCCAAGACCATATATCTGCCCTTGGAGATTCCTCGTCTTCTCCTGGAGCATCTGGCAGCAAGCAGTCTGTTAAAACTGCAAATGAAAAGGAGAGCCCTAAAGTTGATCCTAGAGGTATATTTCATGGACATGACAACACAGTTGAAGATGTTCAGTTCTGCCCTTCTTCCTGGTAAACAATGTTCTCTGTTTTTCTGGTTGCCTTCAAAACAACTATTGGACATACATAAACAGACATGTACTTCAATTTTTTAGATGTTCATTGTTAAAACACGTCTATTTATTTAATGATGTTATTGTTAATTAAACTAGGATCATCGGCCTTCTCTGTGAATGTCTATGTTGACACATgccttatttttatttatattaatACCCTATATTGTTTTTTATTTGGGGATGAAGTGCACATGAGTTTTGTAGTGTGGGTGATGATGCTTGTCTTATTCTGTGGGATGCTCGAACTGGCACTGCCCCAGCTGTTAAGGTGACAATTCTCTTGTTCTATATCTAATTGGATAAACTATGTTTTTGGCCAAAATTGAGTCCATGAATGCAATGCGACTTCTTTTGTAATAATATAACTTCACTCAAAGAGGTGATGGGTTGTTGGTTTTTAATGAGACCATTGCAATCACATGGagctatttattttgtcaaattgGCCTGAGATACTTTACTTGTTGCATGATAATTGTGTTTCTAATTTTATTTCTTGAATGACTGTTCATTTTCATTAACTTAACTGATATAATATGTTGGGAAATTGATGCTGACTGATTTATTGGTTGAAAGTATTTTGTTCAGTTTTTTACTTGTTCCAAACAGGGTGATATTATATTTCTTTCCTAATGTGGTGTACCTTTAGAAATTTTTCCAAGATATGGAGTTTGTAAATGCAGTATGGACTATGATGTTAAAAGTTATTTTTATTTCTAGGTTGAGAAAGCTCACAGTGGAGATGTTCATTGTCTTGATTGGAATCCCCTTGATGTTAACTATATCCTAACTGGGTATGATGGCATTAAGGTTCAATTCAGCATAATCGTTGAAACAAATTCGATCTCTATCAGTTCGTTATACGTTCAAGTAATGAATCTTTCAattgattaaaataacaaaatttatgtatggctaagaTCACAAATAGATTacaaaacattttctcataacgctataacacacatttatacataagttatcgtgttattacatatttccgttgcaacgcacgggcattcacctaGTTATAAATTAAGACAGAAAGAGTAATTAATTAAGATTCTATCAACTAGTTAGATTATGCCTTTGCACCGTAGCACTTGTCTAAGTATTTTAGAAAGGACAAGAATGGTTTCGAGGGCTTTTGCTCCAGGTGATTGGATGTCATCCATGCAAAAATTTTCAAAGCCAAACTCGCATGAAATTGCCATATTGCAATTGTTGTACCAGCTTCTCAAGCTGTCATTTGTCATTACTCGTCACGCCATTAATTATCCATCCCATGTATAACAGAAGAAACTTATAATACTTAGgtctagtgttgggggccttcggcttccgaaggtcctcaaaaacatgatttaacaatgtttctggagtataatacatgagcaggtaccttcgaacttggacctttcagacttgagtcaaaatcacagtgtgaagaagcacaagagATACAAAGGATGgaacgaagccgaagctgtgcgcaagggagcttcggcgtgataacagaaaaggaaaccgacttaaagtggAAAAGGCcatctagaccccgatgaattactgtagaattattagcaaatgtaaagggcatgagtgtaattttacatgggctgcgtcccgtgcctataaatagatgaacagtgctccagtactgttcacgctgacttggcatttgcttttgcgttacGCTTGCACTCTTTACCTTccctcaagtcgaaggtacacttgtaatgtggtatcatttctatttcttcatagtaataaaatagaaatgattcaataataacaacatatttaatttttcatgttgtctcttatacttcgtatgatttcctctctatttttatatgtcgtatttacgaaggtatgtccttcgtaaccttcgtccgaaaaatcgttatatcctaagggaaataatgcttcgtaggatgaaggactttaacatttaacactctttatgttgccttgctcttaagccgaagcatttgagagcaagtccccaacattggcgcccacctttggtgaacccttttcgaccaccttcggcaagcatcgaccttcgtcatgccgccaaagaaagcttcagcaacaggggctgccgctctgcagccgctggacccgaatcaggagaccctttttcttcgggaggcccgaagccagaagaggaaggccaccagtccaacgcctcaggaggacgacttggatcaagaaatcaggaatatggagatgcttgatcagcaagtgcaaaggaagaaggaaaagatggcccggctagctgacctacaaaggcagatcgatgaagcctctgaagaagttcgtcatcttactcaagatgaacagaaccgaaggccccagtacagagagcttcaccaagagggcttcgtcaacgaggatgactgataTGAGGATttacatcatggaaattttgcctttgatgatgcttctcctctatcagcagaactgcaggctacaccttggcctccgtcttacaaaccacctcagctccccatgtatgacggacactcagatccgaagcaatttctgatgagctacgaagcaaccatatcttcatatggtggcaatactgtagtcatggcgaaatccttcgtcatggcagtaaaaaatgttgcacaaacctggtactcttctcttcagccaggaacaatcacatcatggcaaaagctgaaggacatgctcatcaccagtttccaagggtttcagacgaagccggtcactgctcaagctttgttccagtgcacccaggatcacgaagaataccttcaggcgtatgtccgaaggttcttacgactgagggcacaagcgccaatggtgcccaatgaaattgttattgaggccatgattaaggggcttcggccaggacctacagcccaatacttcgctaggaaaccctctcagaccctggagaaactgcttcagaagatggatgagtatatccacacagataatgactttcgacaaagaagggaggaagcttgcaggttctccgaaatgaccaggggcttcggaggaagagtccACCCTAGgtacgtcagatcaatccactctactcagaatgatgacaggggaagtcagcaacagaggctgcagtattcctcccaggctttggggcagcaacagagctatcctcggcccccagctccaggaggcagaggcgccaggggcttcagaggaaggcttggggatcaacccaggaaaatttattgcctattctgcggtgaggacaagggccatactaccaggatgtgccatgtcaccatccaaaaacagaaagagatagcagaagctgcagtccaatagagccagccgaagcaggttatgcatactgcttcgtaccactcaccatacattccagagtatgtgggtaaccatcctgcagtttctgttgctttggcaagccaacctcaggcatcttggcaacagcctccacctccaccaccaatgcaacccgcttatccccaaggccagcagccagaagggagccagcacactcaccagcagcgagacttcagggagcagtccgaagctcgcacagtcaacagtactgtgccagaatcgaagcacatatactaagagatatcctacctctgaaatagtttttacattcgttatcatttacctttttaAATAAAGAGCACTCATTCAAAACCTAGTTCTTttattgttttcaatttcttgtaatagcttcgtcattatcataatgCAATATACCTTCCTCATAAACCGACGAAGTTCCAAAAGTTttgacgaagcaacaaaaagtcgttcttaagggaacacaacgtaagttttctgctcaaaagtcgttccaaagggaatgcagagcttacagcgaaaaataaacgctgataccgccgaaataaaaggcgaagaagctcctaagggaggcttacagcgaaaaataaatgctgataccgccgaaataaaaggcgaagaagctcataagggaggcttacagcgaaaagacaacgctgatacaccgaaaaataagcggtgaagccgaaaaataaacgtcaAAGAGACTGTGTCCTACTGTGGGaacgtgtgtgtatcttcggcacaaatatcattttgcatatcatagcatcatcacataATTCACATAAtatgacatcatacatcacattgcatcaatggcacaagaagggaatacaatgttaatcttcgaaaattgtttcaaagaaattgtgctaaggcacaaaataaagtcTGAAGAAGTACAATTTCGTCAACTTtaaggcatgtttggtttgttgcctcaattgccacactttgcctaacttttttgcctaaggttagttattcaatttgaatgactaaccttaggcaaagtgtggcacatttagccacaaaccaaacatgcccttagtaTCATAGGAGAattattgcttacgaagcataacattttcacgaatatggatattcttcacgaagcatgaaaagaagggaagatgttttttcgccaaaggctcaaaaacggtatgtatgtaaagtttcatgcatcgtaaagaactgaattacatacagcttatatattactttcaaaactatataatattacacactttgttcagcaaatattacatcaatattccaaatgtttttacaacaatagttattcttcttttaaaactacttccgcagcttcgtttagtagttgaaaaacaactttgtccataatagcttcggccatcttagtaatttcatcttccttttttgcttcggggtcggccTGTGACTcaaagggctccgggggaggagataattcgactgcgatataaaacatgaataagtttgaagtcacaagaataaaacataaagtcaaaagcaattagacaatacctatccgcctttcaagttctgcagttttctcagctgcctttgctgcttctctagcatcgtgggtatctttttcacttttctttataatttcgtgagccatccctcgaccaccactttcccagatgtcggtgaaaaactttccgCCAACAAAGCTTGCCTcggtcgaggggtcttttatatcttcaatagagaacgcagcttcggcttgggccagaatcttcacatgcTTGCATCATGCCTTCTCCAAAATAACCGCAATTCCCCTAGCACCTGAGAAGGCACAGACATCTCCACGGCCATTTaaaacttcctcaaaggcttcggcttcgccgttgatccagtcgattggaccttcgggatcgcccagtacgaagttgttttcattcgaatatgcgccgacgctggcgaaactagtcttaatttttcccacacattctatggatttttcataacatctttcttttgaagaccgaagttctgcagttgttttctcccaatgatttttccagtaatcactggcgtctcggtcagcttcggcaatcgcatattttaattttgcttctgccagctgtCTCCGAAGATCatcaatttcgcatttctgggcttcggcttgggcttttgaagtagcctcgtcttcttttatcttgtttatcaatgagtttaatattttgtatttttcaagaccttcgttccttagctcaattacttcggaatgaaggttattcaaggccatggtacatccctcgtcttcagcgcttttttgcgccctgagggcgttgctaagaataaggccctgcaaaaggagtgtggtattaagtataagcaaacagatttttttttgtttttaaatacaaaatcttgttctctcacctttaagctgttgtatgctaagctgtcggccaattcatcttttgataacactgaaagcccgtcttctagcgtcgggaatccgaagcttcttgccatctcccggcagacagagatctccttgctgtctgggagacaatacaagaagtcttcttctccgccgccgttgaatatcaatgccccttttggatattttaatttctgagcataatgatgagcttctcgtttttcctcttcagatagccttttgcccgaagcatgtcgtacaatataatcaggtaccctggaagatgcttcgggagttgaagagagagttttttcaggcagaatttgctTCATAGCCTCCTTTGTCGTTTCTcctccggtttccaaggatttctccttggcgggctctgaaggcccagcttcgatttcagcctggtgctttgtagcttcggcttcagaggctgttgtctcaatttgtgctttttgagcttcggcaattttcctcggagtagagcttgaagactttattgtctccagtacatccagaACGTTaagcatcctttttcttttgggggtcattgctggacctttctgggtttttggcacttcaacTTCTGCTGAagaacttaaaatttctgatgtttttgtcccttcagctctCGGCTCTTCAATTTTTTCAGCCTTCGGCGTTGCAGTCAGCTCTTCAATTTTCTGTGCAGGtgtaggttctttggcttcagtagccgaagagatctcaccgacaaactcgggcactatggTCGGTTCAATAAAgcacggtcggtgagtaaggaccttcacctttttcctcttcggcgtaggctcacttggagcagctgaagcatcatctttcccgGAAGTTGCATCTTTTCTTTTTCGCCCCcgtagcgggtagcggtagtgagagtacctagaggggggggggtgaataggtgatcctgtgaaaacttaaacttatagccacaaaaacttgttaagtgttagcgcagtaattgccaagtggctagagaggagtcacaacaaaacacaataccacaagagatcaagcacagagatgacacagtggtttatcccgtggttcggccaagaccaacgcttgcctactccacgttgtggcgtcccaacggacgagggttgcaatcaacccctctcaagtggtccaaagaccaacttgaataccacggtgttttgctttgcctttcaatatcccgtttgcgaggaatctccacaacttggagcctctcgcccttacacttaagattcacaaagaaatacagagcaaggagggaatgagcaacacacacaagacttcaaaagatcagagcaacaacacgcacacaagtcgcaacaagagctcgcaacacaactcaacgagttcgcaactcaataagagctctagatgctatcacaatgaaacgaatgcgtgagatcgatgtcttggtgcttaggaatgttgtaggaatgcttggtgtactcctccatgcgcctaggggtcccttttatagccccaaggcagctaggagccgttgagaacaaatccagaaggccatccttgccttctgtcgtcgggcgcaccggacagtccggtgcacaccggacactatccggtgcccgatttccttccttaaacagcgcagtcgaccgttggagatctaggagccgttggcgcaccggacatgtccggtgcacaccggacagtccggtgcccccttccgaccgttggcttgtccacgtgtcccgtgcagatcgcgcggccgaccgttggcccggccgaccgttggctcaccggacagtccggtgcacaccggacagtccgatgaattttagccgtaagccgtcagcaaattcccgagagcggcctcttcggccgaggcagcctggcgcaccggacactgtccggtgcaccaccggacagtccggtgcccagaccgaaacagcctcttggctgtacacagccaactctcttcttttcttcttcttcctgcttctaatacttagacaagtatattagtacacaaaaccaatgtactaagacttaaaaACATacttttgctctagatttgcactttgttcatccatgggcattgattcacatttaagcacttgtgttgacactctaatcaccaaaatacttagaaatggcccaagggcacatttccctttcaatctccccctttttggtgatttatgccaacacaacataaagcaactggaacaagtgcaaaatcacttcacatAAAActtaaattgattttgattcaattttggcatatatggatcatcctttgccaccacttggtttgtttttgcaaatcaaccacaaaatcctatctctaagtcaaatccacttgtagagacataaaaagaggttttccaaagaaaattgattcatgattcaaaaactccccctttttcccataatcaacacttctccccacaagaggccaacttttgacaaaagagacaatgcaagagttttgacaacacaaaagctctaatctactttttcaaaatttctcaagtggtagctgatccatttatcactttggcctttattttctccccctttggcatcaagcaccaaaacgggatcaatcttggccctataaccccattgcctcaccaaaatcttcaattaagagcaaataggcaataagagtttaaagatgaacttggaataagttaccctctcatcgaagtgcagtggaagtcttgcatggtccaagtccactttttccctttcaatcctccttcgagactaaatcatcaactcaagcacatggttagtctcaaagggtcaagttgtaacacatctccccctaaacatgtgcatcactttgcaacggacttgtgaggtccagggagtgtttgtacaacttgagcaccataataagcaacaaaatgcagaaaggaacatgatcaaaagcataaatacaagtatgctacaattcaatccaagttccgcgaatctaagacatttagctcactacgcaacctgcaaaaggtcttctcatctagaggcttggtaaagatatcggctagctggttctcggtgctaacatgaaacacttcgatatctcccttttgctggtggtctctcaaaaagtgatgccggatgtctatgtgctttgtgcggctgtgctcaacaggattttccgccatgcggatagcactctcattatcacataggagtgggactttgctcagattgtagccaaagtccctgagggtttgcctcatccaaagtagttgcgcgcaacactgtcctgcggcaacatactcggcctcagcagtggatagggcaacggaggtttgtttcttagagttccatgacaccagggaccttcctaagaattggcacgtccctgatgtactcttcctatcgaccttacatccagcatagtcggagtctgagtatccaaccaagtcaaaggtagacccctttggataccagagcccgaagcaaggcgtagcaactaaatatctcagaattcgcttcaccgccactaagtgacactccttaggatcagattgaaatctagcacacatgcatacactaagcataatatccggtctactagcacataagtaaagcaaagaacctatcatggaccggtatgctttttgatcaacggacttacctcctttgttgaggtcggtgtgtccgtcggtccccatcggagtctttgcgggcttggcgtccttcatcccaaaccgcttcagcaagtcttgcgtgtactttgtttgggagatgaaggtgccgtccttgagttgcttcacttggaacccaaggaagtagttcaactcgcccatcatcgacatctcgaatttctgcgtcatcaccctgctaaactcctcacaagacttttggttagtagaaccaaatattatgtcatcgacataaatttggcacacaaacaaatcaccatcacatgtcttagtgaacagagttggatcggctttcccaaccttgaaagcattagcaagtaaaaagtctctaaggcattcataccatgctcttggggcttgcttaagtccatagagcgccttagagagcttacacacgtggtcggggtaccgttcatcctcgaagccagggggttgctccacgtacacctcctccttgattggcccgttgaggaaagcgctcttcacatccatttggaacaacctgaaagaatggtgagcggcatatgctagcaagatacgaattgattctagcctagccacaggagcaaatgtctcctcaaagtccaaacctgcgacttgggcataaccttttgccacaagtcgagccttgttcctcgtcaccaccccgtgctcgtcctgtttgttgcggaacacccacttggttcccacgacatttagcttgggacgaggcaccagtgtccaaacttcattgcgcttgaagttgttgagctcctcctgcatggccaacacccagtccggatctagcaaggcctcctctaccctgaaaggctcaatagaagagacaaaggagtaatgctcacaaaaattaaccaatcgagatcgagtagttactcccttgctaatgtcacccagaatttggtcgacgagatgatccctttgaatcatcgctcgaacttgggttggaggtgccggttgtgcctcttcctccaacacatgattatcttgtactcccccttgatcacacgcctccttttgatgaacctgttcatcgtcttgagttgggggttgcactgttgttgaggaagaaggttgatcacgttcgtctagttcctgtggccgcacttctccaatcgccatggttcgtatagcggccgtcggaacatcttcttcatctacatcatcacaatcaataacttgctctcttggagagccattagtctcatcaaacacaacgtcgctagagacttcaaccaaacccgatgatttgttgaagactctatacgcctttgtatttgagtcataacctaacaaaaacccttctaccgcttttggagcaaatttagaatttctacctttcttcactagaatgtagcatttgcttccaaaaacacgaaagtaggatacattgggtttgttaccggttagtagctcatatgaagtcttcttgaggaggcgatgtaggtagaccctgttgatggcgtggcaagccgtgttcacggctt
Proteins encoded:
- the LOC103655968 gene encoding WD-40 repeat-containing protein MSI4, producing MHFMSLPCKQVNRIRELPHNSKIIATHTDSPDVLIWDVEAQPNRHVVLGASESRPDLILTGHKENAEFALAMCPAEPYVLSRGKDKSVVLWSIQDHISALGDSSSSPGASGSKQSVKTANEKESPKVDPRGIFHGHDNTVEDVQFCPSSW